The genome window CGACGCCACAATGGAAAGCTCCGTCGTATCTCCGCCGAAATCCGCGATCATCACGCCTTTTGTGTTCTCCACATCAAGCCCCATCCCCACGCATTGTGCAATGGCGCGCTCCACAATATTGACTTCCTTAGCCTTCGCCGTGGAATGCACCACAAGGTCAAAGAAGGCCCTCTTTTCCACCTCCGTCACGTCGGTAGGGACCGCGATCAGATACTCGGACCCTCTGGCAAACTGCCGTCCCTTCTTGAGCAGATTCTGAAGAAGGTACTGCATATCATTGAACCGGCTGATCACGCCGTCCTTCATCGGAAAGACCACCTGAATATTCCCAGGCGCTTTCTCATACATCTCATACGCCTCGTCTCCCACCGCGAAGATCGTCTTCCCATTCGCGATAGCGATCACGTCTTTTTCCTTCCATATCGTATCCTGCTTTTTATCGTATACCTTGATCTCATATGTTCCGAGATCCAGGCCGTAAACATTTCTCGCCATTCCTTAAGATTCCTTTCGATCCGCCGCTTTTTCGTCCAGATATCCATCTTCCCTCAGACTTATATAGCGGTTATCTCCTATAATAATATGGTCCAGGAGCTCGATCCCGATCAGACGGCCTGCGTCCCGGATCCTCCTGGTCATCAGAATATCGTCTTTACTGGGAGTCGGATCTCCCCCTGGATGATTGTGTAACAGTATAATATATACCGCATTTTTTTGCAATGCCTCTACAAATAATTCTCGCGGCGTGATGACAGACATATTCACCGTTCCCTTGGAAATCTCACTGTCCCCCAGGAAACGTGAACGGGTGTTGAGCATCACCAGTTTCATATACTCCTGCCTGCGGTGCCGCATATCCTCCATATAGTACCTGGCCACTGCGGCCGGTTTTCCAAAATCCAGCCCGTTTACCGCGGCCATCTGGGACAAACGCTTCGACAGTTCACAAATACAGAGGATCTGAATCGCTTTCACCTTCCCGATACCGGGAATCCGAAGCAGTTCCTCCTTGGTCCAACTCTGCAGATGCACCATCCCGTCTTGCCCTCGTCCTTCCTCCGGGTACAATAGCTTTCTTGCAAGCTCCAGCGAGTTCATTCCCCGCGTGCCGCTACGCAGCAAAACGGCAAGCAATTCAATATTTGTTAAACTGCCCGCCCCAAAACGCTCACACTTCTCGTATGGACGTTCATCTGCCAACATCTCTTTCATGGTACTTTTTTGATTCATCTTCTTTTGCAGAATTTGCTGACCCATAAATAAAGAAAACTCTCATATCCTATAAGAAACGATAAATGATAATGGAAATTACCATTCCGACAATACTTGCGATGGTAATCTTAATATTCAGCCCGAAGGTAAGCACAAGCACTCCCAGATCCAGAACCAGGGGGCTGCTGAAGCCCGAAGCTCTGTCCATAGGATAGCCAGCTCAGTGCTGAGACACCTTCTGCAAGCATACCAATAAAACCTCCCAGAACGATTCCTGTTAAAATCATCAGGAACAACGCCCAGGAATTCTTACTGCCGGCTCCTCTCATTTGTACTCCTCCTCTTTTATAAATCCTAAAACTAGGTGTATTCTATCACATTTTAAAAAGAGTGTATAGACTTTTTCCTTATTAAATTTTTCTTAAAGTGCGCGTCATGTTGTCGAAAGGCGCATATTTTCTGCGTATCTTCTCGGCGATTTTCATGCCGTCCACCGCCGCGGAGGTGATTCCTCCGGCGTATCCCGCTCCCTCTCCGCAGGGATAAAGCCCGCAAACTGT of Roseburia hominis contains these proteins:
- the radC gene encoding DNA repair protein RadC, with amino-acid sequence MNQKSTMKEMLADERPYEKCERFGAGSLTNIELLAVLLRSGTRGMNSLELARKLLYPEEGRGQDGMVHLQSWTKEELLRIPGIGKVKAIQILCICELSKRLSQMAAVNGLDFGKPAAVARYYMEDMRHRRQEYMKLVMLNTRSRFLGDSEISKGTVNMSVITPRELFVEALQKNAVYIILLHNHPGGDPTPSKDDILMTRRIRDAGRLIGIELLDHIIIGDNRYISLREDGYLDEKAADRKES